From Pseudobacteriovorax antillogorgiicola, the proteins below share one genomic window:
- a CDS encoding COX15/CtaA family protein codes for MDRQLVGKPVIFWLFIVIAMTYSMVLVGGLTRLTNSGLSMVDWKPIMGIIPPLSEESWMETFNAYRQFPEYQKINKGMSLDDFKSIFYWEYGHRVLGRMIGIVFFVPFLYFLIRRRIKGSLVTKLFIAFVLGGLQGLLGWYMVKSGLVDEPRVSQYRLAAHLGLAFILLSYLYWILLGLTMKARIRIKEPSFRGLSVLLLFIVSFQIFYGALTAGLDAGLVYNTFPDMNGRLFPAGALSLLPTWKNLFENPVTVQFIHRCLGWLTLGIVFGIAGLGWLRGVQGNQRLIQWALLLAILFQFGLGVATLVMHVPVAIASLHQAGAAVVLILAVTNLFIEWRSIKDRVGASF; via the coding sequence ATGGACCGACAGTTGGTAGGTAAACCAGTAATATTTTGGCTATTTATTGTAATCGCGATGACTTATAGCATGGTCTTGGTCGGGGGGCTGACTCGCTTGACAAATTCTGGCTTATCCATGGTGGATTGGAAGCCTATCATGGGAATCATCCCACCTCTCAGCGAAGAGTCGTGGATGGAGACGTTTAATGCCTACCGCCAGTTTCCAGAATATCAGAAGATCAACAAGGGCATGAGCCTCGATGACTTCAAGTCAATCTTCTACTGGGAATATGGTCACCGTGTTCTCGGTCGTATGATTGGGATCGTCTTCTTTGTGCCTTTCCTCTACTTTTTGATCCGTCGCAGGATTAAAGGCAGTCTTGTGACGAAGTTATTTATAGCCTTTGTCTTAGGTGGGCTGCAGGGTCTTCTCGGGTGGTACATGGTAAAAAGTGGTTTGGTTGACGAGCCCAGGGTAAGTCAGTATCGGCTTGCTGCCCATCTAGGCCTTGCTTTTATACTCTTGTCCTACTTGTATTGGATTCTTCTTGGACTCACGATGAAAGCTCGGATACGTATCAAAGAACCGTCATTTCGAGGCTTGTCGGTATTACTTCTTTTTATAGTATCCTTTCAGATTTTCTATGGGGCGCTTACAGCTGGTCTCGATGCAGGGCTGGTATACAACACCTTTCCTGATATGAACGGTCGCTTGTTTCCGGCCGGTGCTCTAAGCTTATTACCCACTTGGAAGAACCTTTTTGAAAACCCAGTGACGGTACAGTTTATTCATCGCTGTTTGGGCTGGTTAACCCTTGGTATTGTCTTCGGCATTGCTGGGTTGGGTTGGCTCCGTGGCGTTCAGGGGAACCAAAGGCTGATCCAGTGGGCGCTTCTCCTAGCCATCCTCTTTCAGTTCGGCTTAGGAGTCGCTACCTTGGTGATGCATGTTCCCGTTGCGATTGCATCTCTTCATCAGGCTGGTGCAGCTGTTGTCTTGATTCTAGCTGTGACCAACCTATTTATCGAATGGCGATCCATTAAAGATAGAGTCGGGGCTTCTTTCTAA
- a CDS encoding ATP-binding protein has product MGIRDHVKDKRLVKITGILTGLLLSGLALILSLGLPLFLELSLVLTVLLVFLYYVITEVERSLGKRSKAELYHLLNELNIGVINLSKLTVSESIAAIIDRILDRNLKETRYRNALFDRLELGIVTFGEKLVVKRASMASLEAIFGKNSEGKGVIDFLFEKTDLSKESIRSLEFHFTSVLGMPEMQWKLSMPNFPEELSCRFKHRKRFIKAYYIPIYEEKVVKEISIVLQDVTEHRRFQSEAVRREQEIEKIFALLQVSDSLFELFMDETRSLFEGIKADLKAIRTAAPEQMNDIANRMFRSVHTIKANSKLFKLNSIQDVAHEVEHYLSELRSGKIAYEPKTFIELTQKVMAISEEIYSYASLRKEILSSIDRKRDQNLKYRVQWIRSLVNQFAYILRDPQFEPRHLRTIQKEFGRALATFDRVSMRDYIKGYNDMIHDIARQLGKKVQDIETHLEYHYFEPNVMARINDILVHCLRNSVDHGIEMPDVRKSLGKPEKGLIRLSVEELNGTVTLRLEDDGHGIEVEHVKEKAVDQGIITMQEAEHISDQESLSLIFHPGFSTSNEVSEVSGRGLGMDAVRDTVNKINGQIIVESVDDRGTVITINLPSESEELLTPFMIYDLKGTVEGILKEYRAVTRGKLDFETSGSEDTVIFGDKWNISEKIRSVVNEIVAQTRQKCDIRILLETHKGRRRVDSYWFYRITFQLQGEQCFDKTLQLSKRLKEIQESLKRNAGSLIQRSSHIFEMNLPSNIPVPFSDFEFPVLLVCDEPEKLITSISAFFNDVMGGWDFDILTYRPGESLPAKLTGQPCIVVMDDHHGDEYAEMRSSLDRERDGVLLLTDEETDIEILDELHIMPQNIIFAPRQFEMPTLHRALASIILRRFLKDMIREGQHLSQRDIQKVSGFPQ; this is encoded by the coding sequence ATGGGTATTAGGGACCACGTAAAAGACAAGCGATTGGTCAAAATCACTGGGATTTTGACTGGACTGCTATTGTCGGGTTTGGCTCTTATTCTTAGCCTAGGTTTACCACTTTTTCTTGAGCTTTCCTTGGTCTTGACTGTGCTCCTTGTCTTTCTCTACTACGTGATAACTGAAGTCGAGAGAAGTCTTGGAAAACGCTCAAAAGCGGAACTCTATCACCTCTTGAACGAACTCAACATCGGCGTCATAAACCTGAGCAAGTTAACGGTTAGTGAGTCGATTGCTGCAATCATTGATCGCATCTTGGATCGTAACCTCAAGGAAACGAGGTACCGCAATGCCCTATTTGATCGATTGGAACTGGGAATCGTGACCTTTGGCGAAAAACTGGTGGTAAAGCGAGCGAGTATGGCTAGCCTTGAAGCAATCTTTGGTAAAAACTCTGAGGGCAAGGGAGTCATCGATTTCCTTTTTGAAAAGACTGATTTGTCCAAAGAATCGATTCGATCTCTAGAGTTCCACTTTACCTCAGTTCTCGGAATGCCCGAGATGCAGTGGAAGCTGTCGATGCCGAACTTTCCAGAGGAACTTAGCTGCCGATTCAAACACCGCAAACGATTCATAAAGGCCTACTACATCCCAATTTATGAAGAAAAAGTAGTCAAAGAAATCTCAATCGTTCTACAAGATGTCACTGAACATCGCCGCTTTCAGAGCGAGGCCGTCCGCCGAGAGCAGGAAATTGAAAAGATTTTTGCCTTGCTCCAAGTTTCCGACAGCCTATTTGAACTATTCATGGATGAAACTCGTTCGCTATTCGAAGGTATCAAGGCAGACTTAAAGGCGATTCGCACCGCTGCTCCAGAGCAGATGAACGATATTGCGAATCGGATGTTTCGCTCTGTTCATACCATTAAAGCAAATTCCAAACTTTTTAAGCTCAATTCCATTCAGGATGTGGCCCACGAAGTGGAGCATTACCTTTCAGAGCTTCGCAGTGGCAAGATAGCCTATGAACCCAAGACCTTTATTGAGTTAACCCAAAAGGTGATGGCCATCAGCGAAGAAATCTATTCCTACGCTAGCCTAAGAAAGGAAATTTTAAGCTCAATCGATCGCAAACGCGATCAGAACCTGAAGTACAGGGTCCAGTGGATTCGATCTTTGGTCAATCAGTTTGCCTATATTTTAAGAGACCCGCAGTTTGAGCCTCGGCACTTGAGAACGATTCAAAAGGAATTCGGTCGTGCTCTAGCGACATTTGATCGCGTCTCGATGCGCGACTACATCAAAGGTTACAACGATATGATTCATGATATTGCTCGTCAGTTGGGCAAGAAAGTTCAAGATATTGAAACCCACCTAGAGTATCACTATTTCGAGCCCAACGTGATGGCTCGGATCAACGATATCCTAGTTCATTGCCTCCGAAATTCGGTAGATCATGGCATCGAGATGCCAGATGTACGAAAGTCTCTTGGTAAGCCTGAAAAGGGTTTGATCCGCTTGTCAGTCGAAGAATTGAATGGCACGGTAACCCTCCGACTCGAAGACGATGGCCATGGAATTGAAGTCGAACACGTCAAAGAGAAAGCAGTTGATCAAGGTATCATTACGATGCAAGAAGCTGAACATATCAGTGATCAAGAATCCCTATCCTTAATTTTTCATCCAGGTTTTTCGACAAGCAATGAGGTCTCGGAAGTTTCGGGACGGGGTCTTGGCATGGATGCAGTTCGAGACACCGTTAACAAGATCAATGGCCAAATCATAGTAGAATCCGTCGATGACCGAGGTACGGTGATTACCATCAACTTGCCATCAGAGTCTGAAGAACTGCTCACACCGTTTATGATCTACGATTTAAAGGGAACCGTAGAGGGAATCTTAAAAGAGTATCGTGCGGTGACCAGAGGTAAGTTGGACTTCGAGACTTCTGGCAGCGAAGACACGGTGATATTTGGCGACAAATGGAACATCTCTGAAAAAATCCGCTCCGTCGTCAATGAAATTGTAGCTCAAACAAGGCAGAAGTGTGACATTCGCATCCTCCTTGAAACCCACAAGGGCCGTCGCCGGGTCGACAGCTATTGGTTCTATCGAATCACTTTCCAGCTCCAAGGTGAGCAGTGCTTCGACAAGACCTTGCAGTTGAGTAAGCGCTTAAAAGAGATTCAAGAGTCCCTCAAGCGCAATGCGGGCTCCTTGATCCAGAGAAGCAGTCATATATTTGAAATGAATCTTCCGTCCAATATACCGGTGCCATTCTCTGATTTTGAGTTCCCAGTATTGCTGGTCTGTGACGAACCAGAAAAGTTGATTACTTCCATTAGTGCTTTCTTCAACGATGTAATGGGGGGGTGGGACTTCGATATTCTAACCTACCGCCCGGGGGAATCTCTACCAGCAAAACTCACTGGCCAGCCTTGTATCGTGGTGATGGATGATCACCATGGGGATGAGTACGCTGAAATGAGGTCAAGTCTTGATCGTGAACGAGATGGCGTACTTCTTCTGACGGATGAAGAGACTGATATAGAGATACTCGATGAGCTTCATATTATGCCTCAGAATATCATATTTGCTCCTCGCCAGTTCGAAATGCCGACACTGCATCGTGCCCTGGCCTCGATCATACTGAGACGATTCTTAAAAGATATGATTCGGGAAGGTCAGCACTTAAGCCAGAGAGACATACAAAAGGTGTCGGGATTCCCTCAGTAG
- a CDS encoding DnaJ C-terminal domain-containing protein, whose protein sequence is MSNYYDILGVEKSASDADIKKAYRKLAMQYHPDRNQGNPQAEEKFKQVNEAYAVLSDKQKRQQYDMFGEQKFHQQYSAEDIFRGTDFGSIFEEFGMGNSFFSNIFGGAGGAGFQGRGGFQRGPQKGQDVEYPVKIGFMDAYNGTERRVQFSLSDGTRRDLTVRIPQGVQTGAKLRVSGRGAPSPVGGQPGDLFVVIEVSPHPRFTRDGLDIETPIPMKVSEAFLGCSKSIETPMGEKKIKVPAGVKPGTKIRLKGLGFKSGQQHGDLFGIVEVEIPKDLSDEQKNAIASLQECGL, encoded by the coding sequence GTGTCAAATTATTACGATATCCTTGGTGTAGAAAAATCAGCTTCCGATGCCGACATAAAAAAGGCATACCGCAAGTTGGCTATGCAGTATCACCCGGATCGAAACCAAGGCAACCCCCAGGCTGAAGAAAAGTTCAAGCAAGTTAACGAAGCCTATGCCGTGCTTTCAGATAAGCAAAAACGTCAGCAATACGATATGTTCGGCGAGCAAAAGTTCCACCAACAGTATTCAGCTGAAGACATATTTCGAGGTACCGACTTCGGATCGATTTTCGAAGAGTTTGGAATGGGCAATAGCTTCTTCAGCAACATCTTTGGTGGAGCAGGTGGCGCTGGATTCCAAGGTCGCGGCGGGTTCCAACGAGGCCCCCAAAAAGGGCAGGACGTTGAATACCCGGTTAAAATTGGATTTATGGACGCCTACAACGGCACAGAACGTCGAGTACAATTCTCTTTGAGTGACGGTACGAGGCGAGATTTAACCGTCAGAATTCCACAAGGGGTCCAGACCGGAGCAAAGCTCCGCGTTAGCGGCCGCGGCGCTCCGTCCCCAGTTGGCGGTCAGCCAGGCGACCTGTTCGTAGTTATTGAGGTTTCACCGCACCCACGCTTTACCCGAGACGGGCTTGATATCGAAACTCCAATTCCAATGAAGGTTTCAGAAGCCTTCCTAGGGTGCTCCAAGTCCATCGAAACTCCCATGGGTGAAAAGAAGATCAAAGTCCCAGCCGGAGTAAAACCTGGCACTAAGATCCGCCTTAAAGGGCTTGGATTCAAATCAGGCCAACAGCATGGAGACCTATTTGGAATCGTCGAGGTTGAGATTCCCAAAGACCTTTCTGATGAGCAAAAAAATGCGATTGCCTCATTGCAAGAGTGTGGCCTCTAG
- a CDS encoding DUF3108 domain-containing protein has translation MSQKGISNTKQDNFEQEVICPGKVAEAPQWSRSKTYQGVPYGYGEEARYELKYGSVRVHVGYGFMRVGKPLKYKIPVAKKNGQLVYEKRWHRVFSVEAYTGDWYKAIFQAHDKLQAFSRPWDGGISKFYISEDHDKPFEVRSRREKWLEFDHVNCSVKTVEEVKHKNKRKEGNYDVFPGAVDALGAAYKLRSLDFKVGEKQKFVVYTSEKNWWLEAMPLAEEKVQVKAGTFDAVKVNLITSAGQQFEQKGTVTMWLATNHPNKPLIKIEGEAKFGSFYLELDQFTPGKN, from the coding sequence ATGAGTCAAAAAGGTATATCGAATACCAAACAGGACAACTTCGAACAGGAGGTTATTTGCCCAGGAAAAGTTGCAGAGGCGCCTCAATGGTCGCGTTCTAAGACTTATCAAGGGGTGCCATATGGGTATGGGGAGGAGGCTCGTTACGAGTTGAAGTATGGCTCCGTTCGAGTCCACGTAGGTTACGGCTTCATGCGAGTTGGCAAGCCGCTGAAATACAAAATTCCCGTGGCGAAGAAGAATGGTCAGCTCGTTTATGAAAAGCGTTGGCATCGGGTCTTTAGCGTCGAAGCCTATACCGGGGATTGGTACAAGGCCATATTCCAGGCTCATGACAAGCTTCAGGCATTTTCCCGGCCTTGGGATGGTGGGATCAGCAAGTTCTATATTAGCGAGGATCATGACAAGCCATTCGAAGTTAGGAGCCGGCGGGAAAAGTGGCTCGAATTCGATCACGTCAATTGTAGTGTGAAAACTGTTGAGGAAGTGAAGCACAAGAACAAGCGTAAAGAGGGCAACTATGATGTTTTCCCAGGGGCTGTTGACGCGTTGGGGGCAGCCTACAAGCTTCGGTCTCTAGATTTTAAAGTCGGCGAGAAGCAGAAGTTTGTGGTTTACACTTCAGAAAAAAACTGGTGGCTTGAAGCCATGCCCCTTGCGGAAGAGAAGGTCCAGGTAAAGGCTGGGACATTTGATGCTGTGAAGGTCAACCTGATCACATCCGCAGGCCAGCAGTTCGAGCAGAAGGGCACTGTAACCATGTGGCTAGCGACGAATCATCCAAACAAGCCTCTAATCAAAATTGAGGGCGAGGCTAAGTTCGGTAGCTTTTACCTAGAGCTCGATCAATTCACACCCGGTAAAAACTAG
- a CDS encoding 30S ribosomal protein S1: MELQESKLAGIGTIQWEDEDTGFENESDLSQEFANLLDQEEATNTIKEGSIVNGTVVRFTEDTVIVDIGHKSEGEIPKGEFKAADGELSVKEGDTVEVYLDSFEDNDGEMVLSRERAEMLRAWDRISDAYENNEIVEGTVVARVKGGLSVDIGVKAFLPGSQVDLRPVRNLDKLIGTQLSFKIIKFNKKRGNIVLSRRVLLEQDREKLRSETLSNLKEGAELKGIVKNITDYGAFIDLGGIDGLLHITDMSWGRINHPSQMFEVGQEIEVKVLSYDEGRQRVSLGYKQLQTDPWLTVAERYNVDSRAKGTVVSLTDYGAFVEMEQGVEGLIHISEMSWSKRIKHPSKVVQVGDEVEVVILAMDIENRRISLGMKQIEPNPWEVVKEKYQEGDIIAGKIRNITDFGIFVGIEDGIDGLIHISDISWTDRINHPADKFKKGDEVEAKILQIDAENERFSLGIKQLSEDPWAKAAVDMPAGTKGTGRVTKVTDFGAFVEISEGIEGMIHISELSEDNVERVEDAVKEGDEIDFVVLATDSEERRFSLSRKALIKQLEGEELNNYINQVAEPKTGLADAFAKAKAAAEEKDGE, translated from the coding sequence ATGGAACTACAAGAATCAAAACTGGCCGGTATCGGTACGATTCAGTGGGAAGACGAAGACACTGGTTTCGAGAACGAATCCGACCTTAGCCAAGAGTTTGCCAACCTTCTAGACCAAGAAGAAGCGACCAATACAATCAAAGAAGGATCAATTGTAAACGGTACAGTTGTTCGCTTCACCGAAGACACAGTCATCGTTGATATCGGTCACAAATCTGAAGGTGAAATCCCCAAAGGGGAGTTCAAGGCAGCTGATGGCGAGCTTTCTGTCAAAGAAGGCGATACTGTAGAAGTTTACCTTGATTCTTTTGAAGATAACGATGGTGAAATGGTTCTTAGCCGTGAGCGTGCTGAAATGCTTCGCGCTTGGGATCGTATCTCCGACGCTTACGAAAACAACGAGATCGTTGAAGGTACCGTTGTTGCTCGTGTTAAAGGTGGCCTATCCGTTGATATCGGCGTGAAGGCTTTCCTTCCTGGGTCTCAGGTTGATCTTCGTCCTGTTCGCAACCTAGACAAGCTAATCGGCACTCAACTGAGCTTCAAAATCATCAAGTTCAACAAGAAACGTGGCAACATCGTTCTAAGTCGCCGTGTCCTCCTTGAGCAAGATCGCGAGAAGCTTCGCAGCGAAACTCTTTCCAACCTCAAAGAAGGTGCGGAACTTAAGGGTATCGTTAAAAATATCACTGATTACGGTGCGTTCATCGATCTCGGTGGCATCGACGGCCTTCTACATATCACAGACATGTCTTGGGGACGTATTAACCACCCATCACAGATGTTCGAAGTTGGTCAAGAAATCGAAGTTAAGGTTCTTAGCTACGACGAAGGTCGCCAGCGTGTTTCCCTTGGTTACAAGCAGCTTCAAACTGATCCATGGTTGACTGTTGCAGAGCGTTACAACGTTGACTCTCGCGCCAAAGGTACTGTTGTTAGCTTGACCGATTACGGTGCATTCGTTGAGATGGAGCAAGGCGTTGAAGGCTTGATCCACATCAGCGAAATGTCTTGGTCTAAGCGCATCAAGCACCCTTCCAAAGTTGTTCAAGTTGGCGACGAAGTTGAAGTTGTCATCCTTGCGATGGACATCGAAAACCGTCGTATCAGCCTTGGCATGAAGCAAATCGAGCCTAACCCCTGGGAAGTTGTTAAAGAGAAGTACCAAGAAGGCGATATCATCGCTGGTAAGATCCGCAACATCACAGACTTTGGTATCTTCGTTGGTATCGAAGACGGTATCGACGGCCTGATCCACATCTCTGACATCAGCTGGACAGACCGCATCAACCACCCTGCTGACAAGTTCAAGAAGGGTGACGAAGTAGAAGCTAAGATCCTTCAAATCGATGCCGAAAACGAAAGATTCTCTCTTGGTATCAAGCAACTATCTGAAGATCCTTGGGCGAAAGCGGCTGTTGATATGCCTGCTGGAACCAAAGGAACTGGTCGCGTAACTAAAGTTACTGACTTCGGCGCATTCGTAGAAATCTCTGAAGGCATCGAAGGCATGATTCACATCAGCGAGCTTTCTGAAGATAACGTCGAGCGCGTTGAAGATGCAGTTAAAGAAGGCGACGAGATCGACTTCGTAGTTCTTGCTACTGACAGCGAAGAGCGCCGCTTCTCACTTTCTCGCAAAGCTCTAATCAAGCAGCTAGAAGGTGAAGAGCTTAACAACTACATCAACCAAGTTGCAGAGCCTAAGACTGGTCTAGCTGATGCATTCGCAAAAGCTAAAGCTGCTGCCGAAGAAAAAGACGGCGAATAA
- a CDS encoding LapA family protein: MGYFRKLPIFLFMLVTLWYVGLFCYFNQVSIRIEIPYIGIFSIASAIVFLVSFLSGAIFAAFFFGYDALRKYISLRRSVKQLEQLRKETETKASLEPVIAETPKDQEPAV; the protein is encoded by the coding sequence ATGGGATATTTTCGAAAACTTCCCATTTTCCTCTTTATGCTAGTGACTCTTTGGTATGTAGGGCTTTTTTGTTATTTTAACCAAGTTAGCATTCGCATTGAGATTCCATATATCGGCATCTTTAGTATCGCCAGCGCCATTGTATTTTTGGTATCTTTCTTAAGTGGGGCGATTTTTGCCGCTTTCTTTTTTGGTTACGATGCCTTGCGCAAATATATTTCCCTTCGCAGAAGTGTGAAACAGCTGGAACAACTTCGTAAAGAAACAGAGACCAAGGCTAGCCTTGAGCCAGTCATCGCTGAAACTCCCAAGGACCAGGAGCCGGCTGTTTAG
- the rsmB gene encoding 16S rRNA (cytosine(967)-C(5))-methyltransferase RsmB, with protein MGLSLAREIAYDSFVAVMEKKKKPEDVLGEYYKIHDKKLKRLDRNFIKEILYGSLRWNAKLFWILQNTSKRDLNKASPEIRAALVAGTYQIYYMDRVPDRAAVNESVEYIRKKGQASACSFVNGILRQISRRAEYFAKPDKKTQAADYLALQFSHPKWLVQRWMKHFKFEKLEVMLAANNQPPPMSIRINSLKIDLEETRTFQERLLREEKTHSDKRFLRSALRLKEAPKFAAPSLFSQGYYTVQDESSQLIGFLVDPQEGETVVDACAGPGGKLSHIYELGAEKITLIAIEKDDEQLRRAQENMERMGHDQLEWVQTDFLEWKARKKADKLLLDAPCTGLGVLRRHPEGKWHKSPDDLDGVIDTQYAMIKHGLTRLKVGGELIYSVCSFERAETEDHLNRIVDEYGDKIEIISPVSRLPDYFKKYVTRQNYLAVYAGNQDDMDGFGAFIIKLRKKI; from the coding sequence TTGGGCCTATCTTTGGCAAGGGAGATCGCATACGACTCATTCGTCGCGGTCATGGAAAAGAAGAAGAAACCCGAGGATGTACTTGGAGAATATTACAAGATACACGACAAGAAACTAAAGCGATTAGATCGTAATTTCATCAAAGAGATCTTATACGGCAGCCTCCGCTGGAATGCCAAACTCTTCTGGATTTTACAAAACACTTCGAAACGAGACTTGAACAAGGCCAGCCCCGAGATTCGCGCAGCGCTTGTAGCCGGCACCTATCAGATTTACTACATGGATCGGGTTCCTGACCGCGCGGCTGTGAACGAGAGCGTTGAGTACATTCGGAAAAAAGGTCAGGCCAGTGCCTGCTCTTTTGTAAATGGCATCCTCAGGCAAATTTCGCGACGTGCGGAGTACTTTGCAAAGCCTGATAAGAAAACACAGGCGGCTGATTATCTTGCTCTCCAGTTTTCCCACCCGAAGTGGTTGGTCCAACGCTGGATGAAGCATTTCAAGTTCGAAAAGCTTGAGGTGATGCTGGCCGCCAACAATCAGCCACCACCCATGAGTATCCGAATCAACTCGCTCAAGATTGACCTTGAGGAAACACGGACATTCCAAGAGCGCCTTCTTAGAGAAGAGAAAACCCACTCAGACAAGCGCTTCCTGAGAAGTGCTTTGCGTCTGAAAGAGGCTCCAAAGTTTGCCGCTCCGAGTTTATTTTCTCAGGGATATTATACGGTTCAAGATGAGTCATCCCAGTTGATCGGCTTTCTAGTGGATCCTCAAGAAGGGGAAACTGTTGTCGATGCTTGCGCTGGCCCTGGAGGCAAATTATCGCACATCTATGAGCTAGGCGCCGAAAAGATCACACTTATTGCTATCGAAAAGGATGATGAGCAGCTACGACGAGCCCAGGAAAACATGGAGCGCATGGGTCATGATCAATTGGAATGGGTGCAAACCGACTTTTTAGAGTGGAAGGCCCGGAAGAAGGCCGATAAACTCCTACTAGACGCTCCTTGTACTGGCCTTGGTGTGCTGCGACGCCACCCTGAAGGTAAGTGGCATAAGAGCCCGGATGATTTAGACGGGGTGATTGACACCCAATATGCTATGATCAAACACGGTTTGACGAGGTTGAAAGTTGGCGGAGAATTGATCTATTCAGTCTGCTCATTCGAGCGAGCTGAAACAGAGGATCATTTAAACCGCATCGTTGATGAGTATGGCGACAAGATCGAAATCATATCTCCTGTATCCAGGCTTCCTGACTACTTTAAGAAGTATGTCACCCGCCAGAACTATTTGGCAGTTTATGCTGGGAACCAGGATGATATGGACGGCTTTGGAGCATTCATCATCAAGCTTCGTAAAAAGATATAG
- a CDS encoding PilZ domain-containing protein, whose product MSEQVWYLYQNGQQIGPFDTQQVHQLMTNKMISQEGFIFKVGWKDWRPLEDGLEELGVAADSGAEAPPDPEAMERRRANSPRASVKGRVAVHNNGQLTVGSGVNISETGIFVETREELFTVGEQLKLSVRCNGLDKAFNAEAVVVRYNSDSRYPVGYGLQFVEIPDKAREDIHRLVEELNRAG is encoded by the coding sequence ATGAGTGAACAGGTTTGGTACCTCTATCAAAACGGACAGCAGATCGGGCCTTTTGACACGCAGCAGGTGCATCAGCTTATGACTAATAAAATGATCTCCCAAGAGGGGTTCATTTTCAAGGTCGGCTGGAAAGACTGGAGGCCGTTAGAGGATGGCCTAGAAGAACTAGGAGTTGCCGCGGATAGTGGGGCAGAGGCTCCACCAGATCCAGAAGCTATGGAGCGGCGCCGTGCTAATTCTCCCCGGGCTAGCGTCAAAGGTCGGGTGGCTGTTCACAACAACGGTCAGCTCACAGTTGGATCGGGAGTAAATATTTCAGAAACAGGGATCTTTGTGGAAACCAGGGAAGAACTCTTTACAGTTGGAGAGCAGTTGAAGCTCTCGGTCAGATGCAACGGTCTCGATAAGGCATTCAATGCTGAGGCCGTGGTTGTTCGCTACAACAGTGATTCTCGCTACCCTGTGGGCTACGGTCTTCAGTTTGTCGAGATTCCAGACAAGGCTCGAGAAGATATACATCGATTAGTAGAGGAACTTAATCGGGCTGGTTAA
- the xerC gene encoding tyrosine recombinase XerC yields the protein MSVETRYKLKIPTYKRRTFSISKSEDRGKSWKVIKTEEVENLNSKYLGGALSFSQCELQFKELLKSLYESRDQESKKVSSRNQSIMEEYFAIKYLRDVRKRRLAKRTPESSYYDLKRAILALGELDLRLAPIDQIQERIDKYYEGYQSQTPHEKTVMRLNALLKFVGRGNDRLENFRANHIEEVKNLSNEEYAAVIERLQGYDRVLAEIAYCSGLRLGEIFGLERSNVKKLNFGFAYLVNKQMLRDGSMTLPKRGKARRAFVYEQCGESLNEWLQASNDVRLKLRKRSFSKFIASACESIGSNHVLSFKDLRHCYAINLLNDGATLSQVASNLGNSEKVCRKHYVGYVMTNDGIDNLARTISENSLTTSL from the coding sequence ATGAGCGTAGAAACAAGATACAAACTTAAGATTCCAACCTATAAACGAAGGACGTTTAGTATTTCAAAATCTGAGGATAGAGGAAAGTCTTGGAAGGTAATTAAGACAGAAGAAGTTGAAAATCTTAATAGTAAGTACTTAGGTGGAGCTCTAAGTTTTAGTCAATGTGAATTGCAATTCAAGGAACTGCTTAAGAGCTTATATGAATCACGTGATCAAGAGTCAAAAAAGGTTTCAAGTAGGAATCAGAGTATCATGGAGGAATACTTTGCCATTAAGTATCTGAGGGATGTTAGAAAGCGCAGACTGGCGAAGCGAACTCCAGAAAGCTCGTATTACGACTTGAAGAGGGCTATCTTAGCTCTTGGAGAACTGGACCTGCGATTGGCTCCGATAGATCAGATTCAAGAGCGTATTGATAAATACTACGAGGGTTACCAGTCACAAACACCGCATGAGAAGACTGTGATGAGGCTGAATGCTCTTCTTAAATTTGTAGGGCGTGGGAATGATAGGTTAGAAAATTTTCGTGCTAACCACATCGAAGAGGTCAAAAACCTATCCAACGAAGAGTATGCAGCTGTTATCGAGCGCTTGCAAGGCTACGATAGAGTACTAGCTGAAATAGCATACTGCTCCGGCTTGAGGTTGGGGGAGATCTTTGGGCTTGAAAGATCCAATGTGAAAAAGCTGAACTTCGGATTTGCTTATCTTGTAAATAAGCAGATGTTGCGTGACGGCTCTATGACACTACCTAAGCGGGGTAAAGCACGAAGGGCATTTGTCTATGAACAATGCGGGGAATCGCTTAATGAGTGGCTTCAAGCTTCGAATGATGTTCGATTAAAACTAAGGAAGAGGAGCTTTAGCAAGTTTATTGCGAGTGCCTGTGAGTCGATAGGCTCCAATCACGTACTGAGTTTCAAGGATCTCAGACATTGTTACGCAATCAACCTGTTGAACGATGGGGCGACTTTGAGCCAGGTGGCAAGTAACCTCGGCAACTCAGAAAAAGTATGTCGAAAACACTATGTTGGCTATGTCATGACTAATGATGGAATTGATAATTTAGCTAGAACAATCAGTGAAAACTCTTTAACTACAAGTTTGTAG